The window TGGTGTGGCAGATCATCTGGAACGCCACCGGCACCTTTGTCGCGTTGATCATCATCAGCCTGTTGCTGGACGAGGCCGGTTTTTTTGCCTGGGCCGCGCTGCACGTAGCCCGGTGGGGGCGAGGCAACGGGCGCAAGTTGTTTGCCTACATGGTGCTGCTCGGTGCGCTGGTCTCGGCGTTGTTCGCCAACGACGGCGCGGCACTGATTCTCACGCCCATCGTGATCTCCATGCTGTTGGCGTTGCGTTTCTCCAAGGCGACAACCCTGGCGTTCGTCATGGGCGCCGGTTTCATCGCCGACACCGCGAGCCTGCCGCTGGTGGTGTCGAACCTGGTGAACATCGTGTCCGCAGACTTCTTCAACATCGGCTTCAACCGTTATGCGGCGGTGATGATCCCGGTCAACCTGGTGAGCGTGGCCGCGACCCTGGCGATGCTGATGTGGTTTTTCCGGCGCGACATTCCCAAGGCTTACGATCCCGAACAACTGGAGCACCCGGAAACCGCGATCCACGACAAGGCGACGTTCTATGCCGGTTGGGCGGTGCTGGTGATCCTGCTGCTCGGTTGTTTCGCGCTGGAACCGTTGGGCATTCCCATCAGCGCGATTTCAGCGGTGTGCGCTGCCTTGCTGCTGGCCATCGCGGCCCGTGGCCACAAGATTTCCACGCGCAAAGTGATGAAAGAAGCGCCGTGGCATATCGTGATTTTCTCGTTGGGCATGTACCTGGTGGTCTACGGCCTGCGCAATGCCGGGCTTACCGGGTATCTGGCGGGTTGGCTCAATGGCCTTGCCGAGTACGGCGTCTGGGGCGCGGCGATGGGCACTGGCGTATTGACCGCGTTGCTGTCCTCGATCATGAACAACTTGCCGACGGTGCTGATCGGGTTGTTGTCCATTGATGCCAGCCAGGCGAGCGGTGTAGTGAAAGAGGCGATGATCTACGCCAACGTCATCGGCAGTGACCTGGGGCCGAAAATCACCCCGATCGGCAGCCTGGCGACATTGCTGTGGCTGCATGTGCTGGAGCGCAAGAATATTCAGATTGGCTGGGGGTATTACTTCAAGGTGGGGATCGTGTTGACGGTGCCGGTGTTGCTGGTGACGTTGGCGGCGTTGGCTGTGCGGTTGTCCCTCTAGATTGTTGAAGAGCAAGATCAAAAGATCGCAGCCTTCGGCAGCTCCTACATTGGAATGCTTACACCTGTAGGAGCTGCCGCAGGCTGCGATCTTTTCGCTACACCTACAAAGTCCGGATCAACCTTGCCCCGGCACATTCGGCCAAAGATCCGCCACCAGAAACAACCGCTCGGCCTCTTCCCAATCGCCCTTGGCGTTTTCCGTCAGTCGAACCAGCAATTGCGCCGGCGCCAGCGGGTCGAGGTCAGTCATCCATGCCTTCAGTTGTTCGGCGCCCCAGGTGTGCTCCGCCGTGTAATGCGCCGGCGCCAGCCAGGCGTGGCGGGGCAGGGGTTGCCAGCGACCGGGCGGGCTTTGCGCGACAAATTCCGGCCAGTCCTTTTGATGCAGCCAGCGACCGCGCAAATGCTGCGGATGTGCGCCACGCGGAGACGCCGCCGGCCCCGGCCATGGATAAAGCAAGTAACCACCCAGCCACAAATGCGCGCTGAACTGGCGGATATCCAGTGCCGCCAGCACTTCGCGGCTCTCCGGGCGCGCCGAAATCGGCAATTGATGCTCGCTCAGATGGGCCAGTTTGCGGTCCAGCCGATCATGGCAGCCGGGACCGAGCCATTGCTCGGCGTCGTGGCCGTCGCCCTGTTGCGGGCCGAGATACAGCTTGATCGCCAGTTCCAGGTGATGCACGCCGTCGCGATCGCGCAGCAGCATGTCCAGTTCGCCCAGCGTGTGGCCTTCGCGGCGGATCGGCATGTTGGCGGCGATCAGTTCGATGCCGGGCGCGTGCTGCACGGCAAACTGCCAAAGGCGTTCGTAATACAGGCCAAGTCGCCGGGTGCGGGCCTGGGCCAGCCAGTGCAGCAGGCCGTAGCTGTCCTGATCCAGTCGACGCAGCCAGTGTTCCAGGTGCTCCGGTGCCTGCACCCAGTCGCTACCGGCCAGCGGATGGCGTTGCGGCCACGGCGTGTCGGCGAGCATCGGCGGCGCGAGGATGACCCACGCCAGGTCGCGCACCTCGGGGTGGCGCAACTGGTGGGGCAACTGCAGCAAATCTGGAAATAGGATCATCTTGCGAGCATAGCCTCAAACAGGAGTACATCCTTGGCGCTGAAAGGATTTTGTCTATCCGCCGCTTTCACCCATAATCGTGTTTTTCGTCGTCGCACAGATTCCCAGCAGGAGCCCCATGGAGCAATTTCGCAATATCGGCATCATCGGACGCCTCGGCAGTTCTCAAGTGCTGGATACCGTCCGCCGACTGAAACGCTTTCTGCTCGATCGTCACCTGCACGTGATCCTCGAAGACACCATCGCCGAAGTCCTGCCGGGCCACGGCCTGCAAACGTCTTCGCGCAAGATGCTCGGCGAAGTCTGTGACATGGTGATTGTGGTCGGCGGGGACGGCAGCCTGCTGGGCGCCGCCCGGGCCTTGGCCAAACACAATATTCCGGTGCTGGGCATCAACCGTGGCAGCCTCGGGTTCCTGACCGATATTCGCCCCGACGAGCTGGAAATCAAAGTCGCCGAAGTGCTCGACGGCCATTATCTGGTGGAAAACCGCTTCCTGCTGCAGGCTGAAGTCCGTCGCCACGCCGAGGCCATCGGTCAGGGCGATGCGCTGAACGATGTGGTGCTGCACCCCGGCAAATCGACGCGGATGATCGAGTTCGAGCTGTATATCGACGGCCAGTTCGTCTGCAGCCAGAAGGCCGACGGCCTGATCGTTGCCACACCGACCGGTTCGACTGCGTATGCACTGTCCGCCGGTGGCCCGATCATGCATCCCAAGCTCGACGCCATTGTAATTGTGCCGATGTACCCCCATACCTTGTCGGGCAGGCCGATTGTGGTCGATGGCAACAGTGAGCTGAAAATCGTCGTGTCCAAGGATATGCAGATTTACCCGCAAGTCTCGTGTGACGGGCAGAACCACTTTACCTGTGCGCCCGGCGACACCATCACCGTCAGCAAAAAAGCGCAGAAATTGCGGCTGATCCATCCGCTCGACCACAACTACTACGAAGTCTGCCGGACCAAACTCGGCTGGGGCAGCAAGTTGGGTGGTGGAGGCGACTGATGCTCGATCCCGCGCGTAGCTACGACCTGATCGGTGACGTGCACGGTTGCGCTCTGACCCTTGAGCATTTGCTCGACCGGCTCGGTTATCACAAACAAGGTGGCGTCTGGCGTCATGCCTCGCGCATGGCGGTGTTCGTCGGCGACATCATCGACCGCGGCCCGCGGATTCGCGAGGCGCTGCACATCGTCCACGACATGGTCGAGGCCGGTCAGGCGCTGTGCATCATGGGCAACCATGAATTCAACGCACTGGGCTGGGGCACGCCGGCGCTGCCTGGCAGCGGCAAGCAGTTCGTGCGCGAACACACGCCGCGTCATGCCCGCTTGCTGCATGAAACCCTGACCCAGTTCGAACATCATCCTGGCGATTGGCATGACTTTCAGCAGTGGTTCTATGAACTGCCACTGTTCCTCGATGCCGGGCGTTTCCGCGTGGTGCATGCCTGCTGGGATGCCGGCCTGATCGAACCGCTGCGGGCGTTGTTCCCCAACGGTTGCATCGACGAGCATTTCCTCCAGACCTCGGCCGAGTCAGGCTCCTTTGCCTGTACCGTGTTCGACCGTCTGCTGCGCGGCACCGACATGCGCCTGCCCCATGGCTTGACCATGACCAGCGGCGATGGCCTGGTGCGTTCGTTCTTCCGCACCAAGTTCTGGGAAGACGACCCGAAAACCTACGGGGATATCGTGTTTCAGCCAGACGCCTTGCCTGAACCCGTGGCCCAGACGCCACTGACATCCACTGAAAAAAACAACCTGTTGCGCTACGGCGTCGACGAACCGTTGCTGTTCGTTGGCCATTATTGGCGCAGCGGCAAACCGGCGCCGATCCGGCCGAACCTTGCCTGCCTGGACTACAGCGCCGTGCTCTACGGCAAACTGGTCGCCTATCGCCTGGATCAGGAAACGCGGCTCGATCCGCATAAATTTGTCTGGGTCGATGTTGAGCGACCGGAGGTTTTGCAATGAGTTCTGTGGCGGTATTGCGTCTGCCGCTGGCGGTGGACCTGAGCGGCTTCGTCAAATTGCTGCAACGCATGCAGGTGCCGCATCGGGTCAGCGAAGAGGCGGGCGAACAGGTGTTGTGGGTGCCGGACAACATCAGCGAGGACGTTCGCGCCTTGTACGAACGTTTTCCGGCGGGCGATCCCGACCAGCAACTGGACATTCCGGTGGCGCAAACCAGGAAGCGCCCGGGTTTCGTCGAGCAGGTGCGTTATGCCAAGGCAACCGCCGCGATACTGCTGCTGAGCGTGCTGGTCGGTGCGCTGACGATGCTCGGCGACAACCTCAACACCATGCGCTGGCTGACCTTCCTCGATTTTCGCATCGTCGGCGAATACATCCACTTCACGCCACTGGCCGACAGCCTGGCGGCGGGGCAGTGGTGGCGACTGGTCACACCGATGCTGATCCACTTCGGCATCCTGCACCTGGCCATGAACGGCATGTGGTACTGGGAGCTGGGGCGGCGCATCGAATCGCGCCAGGGCAGCATCAACCTGGTCGGCTTGACCTTGCTGTTCAGCCTGGTTTCGAACTACACCCAATACGTTTTCAGTGGCCCGAGCCTGTTCGGCGGGTTGTCCGGCGTGCTGTACGGCTTGCTCGGACACTGCTGGATCTTCCAGCTGCTGGCGCCGAACCCCGCCTATCGCCTGCCCCGTGGGGTGCTGGTGATGATGCTGGTGTGGCTGTTGCTGTGCCTGTCCGGGCTGGTCTCGATGATCGGCTTCGGCGAAATCGCCAACGCGGCCCATGTCAGCGGGTTACTCATCGGATGCTTCACCGGTTTGTTGGGTGGTTTGTACAACCGCCGTAAACTGGCCGCCTAATTTCAGAACATGCAACAAAGAGACGGAGACCCAATGTCCTCTTTTAACGAAATGATCAAGAACATCACCCCGGACATCTACCAGAACCTGAAACTGGCGGTGGAAATCGGTAAATGGGCCGACGGTGGCAAACTCACCGCCGAGCAACGCGAACTGTCGTTGCAAGCGATGATCGCCTGGGAAATCCAGAACCTGCCCGAGGAAGAGCGTACTGGCTACATGGGCCCACAGGAATGCAGCTCCAAATCGATCCAGGTGCCAAATATCCTGTTCAAGTCGGATGCCATCCATTGATCGAGATTGGCCGCGGTGCAATCAGCAAAATGTCGGCGCGCCTGGACGGGCCGAACGTGCAGTACGCATTTCGTCTGGGCGAAACCGAGGTTCCGGTCAATCCGTTGATCGGCACCACGGTGGGCCTGGAATACCTGGGTGCGATCCACTGCACCCATTGCGGGCGCAAGACCAAAACCAGTTTCAGCCAGGGTTACTGCTACCCGTGCATGACCAAACTGGCCCAGTGTGACGTGTGCATCATGAGCCCGGAACGCTGCCATTTCGACGCCGGCACCTGCCGAGAACCGGAGTGGGGCGAGAAGTTCTGCATGACCGATCACATCGTCTACCTGTCGAATTCATCCGGGGTGAAAGTCGGGATCACCCGTGCCACCCAGCTGCCGACGCGCTGGATCGATCAGGGCGCCAGTCAGGCGTTGCCGATCATGCGCGTCTCCACCCGCCAGCAGTCGGGCTTCGTCGAGGACCTGTTCCGCAGTCAGGTGGCCGACAAGACCAACTGGCGCGCCCTGCTCAAGGGCGATGCGGTGTCGGTGGATCTGCCGCAGGTGCGCGACCAGTTGTTCGACAGCTGCGCCGAAGGCCTGCAAGGTTTGCAGGAACGATTCGGCCTACAGGCGATTCAGACTATTGCTGACGTCGAACCGCTCGAAATCCGCTTTCCGGTCGAACAGTATCCGGCGAAAATTGTCAGCTTCAACCTGGACAAGAATCCGATTGCCGAAGGCACGCTGATGGGGATCAAAGGCCAATACCTGATCTTCGACACCGGCGTGATCAATATTCGTAAGTACACGGCCTACCAGCTCGCCGTGCATAGTTAAGGACTCCAGCATGCGCACCGAACAACCGAAGATGATCTACCTCAAGGACTATCAGGCCCCCGAGTACCTGATTGATGAAACACACCTGACCTTCGAGTTGTTCGAGGACCACAGCCTGGTCCACGCGCAACTGGTGATGCGCCGCAATCCCGAGCGTGGCCCGGGCCTGCCGCCGCTGGTACTGGATGGACAGCAACTCGACCTGCTGTCGGTGACCCTGGCCGACCGCGAGCTGAGCGAAGCTGACTACCAACTGACCGAAAACCACCTGACGCTGCACCCGACCAGCACCACGTTCACGGTCGACACCAGCGTGCGCATCCACCCGGAAACCAACACGGCGCTGGAAGGCCTGTACAAGTCCGGCACGATGTTCTGCACCCAGTGCGAGGCCGAAGGTTTCCGCAAGATCACTTATTACCTCGACCGCCCGGACGTGATGAGCAAGTTCACCACCACCGTGGTGGCCGAGCAGCATAGCTACCCGGTGTTGCTGTCGAACGGCAATCCGATTGCCAGCGGTCCCGGTGAAGATGGCCGGCACTGGGCGACCTGGGAAGACCCGTTCATGAAGCCGGCGTACCTGTTCGCGCTGGTGGCCGGTGATTTGTGGTGCGTTGAAGACACCTTCACCACCATGACCGATCGCACTGTAGCGCTGCGCATTTATGTCGAGCCGGAAAACATCGACAAGTGCCAGCACGCCATGAACAGCCTGAAGAAATCCATGCGTTGGGACGAAGAGGTCTACGGTCGCGAGTACGATCTGGACATCTTCATGATCGTCGCCGTGAACGACTTCAACATGGGCGCCATGGAGAACAAGGGCCTCAACATCTTCAACTCCAGCGCCGTGCTGGCCCGCGCCGAAACCGCCACCGACGCCGCGCACCAGCGGGTCGAGGCAATCGTCGCCCACGAGTACTTCCACAACTGGTCGGGCAACCGCGTGACCTGCCGCGACTGGTTCCAGCTGTCGCTCAAGGAAGGCTTTACCGTATTCCGCGATTCGCATTTCTCCGCCGACATGAACTCGGCCACGGTCAAGCGCATCCAGGACGTGGCCTACCTGCGCACCCACCAGTTCGCCGAAGACGCCGGCCCCATGGCCCATGCCGTGCGCCCGGACAGCTTCATCGAGATTTCCAACTTCTACACCCTGACCGTGTACGAAAAGGGCTCGGAAGTGGTCGGCATGATCCACACCTTGCTCGGCGCCGAAGGCTTCCGTAAGGGCAGCGATCTGTACTTCGAACGCCACGACGGCCAGGCCGTGACCTGCGATGACTTCATCAAGGCTATGGAAGATGCCAACGGTGTCGACCTGACCCAGTTCAAGCGCTGGTATAGCCAGGCCGGTACGCCACGTTTGGCAGTCAGCGAGTCCTACGACGCGGCGGCAAAAACCTACAGCCTGACCTTCCGTCAAAGCTGCCCGCAAACCCCGGACAAGGTAGAAAAACTGCCATTCGTGATTCCGGTTGAACTGGGCCTGCTCGACAGCAAGGGTAACGAGATTGCCCTGCGTCTGGCCGGTGAAGCTGCGGCTCAAGGCACGACCCGGGTGATTTCGGTGACCGAAGCCGAGCAGACATTCACGTTCGTCGACATCGCCGAACAACCACTGCCGTCGTTGCTGCGTGGCTTCTCCGCGCCGGTGAAACTGAGCTTCCCGTACAACCGCGACCAGTTGATGTTCCTGATGCAGCACGACAGCGATGGTTTCAATCGCTGGGATGCCGGTCAGCAATTGTCGGTGCAGGTCCTGCAAGAGTTGATCGCCCAGCAGCAGAAGGGCGAAGCGCTGGTGCTGGATCAGCGTCTGGTTTCGGCCTTGCGCACCGTGCTGTCCGATGAGTCGCTGGACCAGGCGATGGTCGCCGAAATGCTCTCGCTGCCAAGCGAAGCGTACCTGACCGAGATCAGCGAAGTGGCGGATGTCGACGCCATCCACACCGCCCGCGAGTTTGCCCGCAAACAACTGGCGGATGCGCTGTTCGAAGGTTTGTGGCTGCGTTATCAGGCCAACCGCGACTTGTCCAAGCAAACCCCGTACGTGGCCGAGGCCGAGCATTTTGCCCGCCGCGCCTTGCAGAACATTGCGCTGTCGTACCTGATGCTTAGCGGCAAACCGGAAGTTTTGGCCGCGACGCTGGAACAGTTCGACGCGTGCGACAACATGACCGAACGCCTGACCGCGCTGGCCGTGTTGATCAACTCGCCGTTCGAAGAGCAGAAGGCCACGGCACTGGCCAGTTTTGCCGAGCACTTCAAGGACAACCCGCTGGTCATGGACCAGTGGTTCAGCGTCCAGGCCGGCAGCGTGTTGCCGGGTGGACTTGAACGGGTCAAGGCGTTGATGCAGCATCCGGCGTTCAACATCAAGAACCCGAACAAGGTGCGTGCGCTGGTCGGTGCATTTGCCGGGCAGAACCTGATCAACTTCCATGCGGCGGATGGCTCCGGGTATCGCTTCCTGGCGGATCTGGTGATCGAGCTGAACGGGTTCAATCCGCAGATTGCTTCTCGTCAGTTGGCGCCTTTGACTCGCTGGCGCAAGTATGACGCTGCGCGTCAGGCGTTGATGAAAGGGGAGCTGGAGCGGATTCGGGCTTCGGGGCAGTTGTCCAGTGATGTGTTTGAGGTGGTTAGCAAGAGTTTGGCTTGAGTCTGCTTGCTGTTGACCTTGGCGGCCTTTGGGCCGACCAGGGCCTTGGCTGGTTGAGTACATATCCGTTGCTGCGGTAACGGCGGCTTATGGTTTCGCCCTTACGGCGACTCACTTTTTTGACAAACGCCTCAAAAAAGTAAGCAAAAAAAACGCTCGCCCCGAGCGTCCGGCCCCTCGCTAGGGCTCGGCGTTCCTTCGCTCCGGCATCCATCCGGGGGCATCGCCTCCGGTTGGCTTCGCTTCAACCTCCTCTCGATGTATGCGGCTTCGCCGCACGGCGCTGCGCGCCTCCCCCCGGATGAACGCCTCCACTCAGCCTCCCGAAGGGGCGGGTGGATCAAGGTCAAAAGCGGTAGGCGAGCTAACGCTCGGCCTGTTGAGTGGTGAAGAGCTTGGGTGTACGCCGATCCCCTAATGAAATGGCTACCCCCTCACACCCTGTGATTGCTCTCTAAGCTTTCACAGGGTGTCTTTCGGAGGCCATTGCCATGAACAACGTAACTATTGTCGCTATCGATCTAGGGAAACATACCTTCCATCTGCATGCTCAAGATGATCGCGGTCATGAGCTCTACCACAAGAAATTCAATCGCGCGGGACTGGCCAGGCACTTGGCCAACCTTGAACCGTGCACGGTGGTGATGGAAGCCTGTGGCGGCGCCCACTATATGGCGCGAGAAGCAGCAAAATGGGGGCATATGCCCAGGCTCATAGCGCCTCATCTCGTGCGTCCTTATGTAAAAAGCAACAAGAACGACTTCGCCGATGCCATGGCGATTTGCGAGGCGGCGAGCCGCCCGACCATGCGTTTTGTGTCCCCGAAAACCGAAGCGCAACAAGCGCTGGCCATGCTCAACTCAGTGCGCGAGTCCTACATCAAGGAGCGCACCGCTACGGTCAATCGGATTCACGCCGGCCTGTTGGAGGTCGGTATCAGCCTGTCCCCAGGCTTTCACTCCATCAAAGAACTGCCAGCGCTGCTGGAGGAATGCTCATTTTCTGCGCTGATCAAACAAATCCTGCTGGGACTGCATGCGCACTTCAACTACCTGGACGGGCAGGTCAAGGCGCTGGACAAGCAGGTTGAACGCCAAGCCGCTGAAGATGATCTGGCTTCTCGCCTGATGACGATACCTTGCGTAGGCCCGATCACCTCCAGCGTCCTGGCTGCGGAGTTGGGCAACGGCCAGCAGTTCAAGTGCGGTCGAGACTATTCAGCCTCGATTGGGCTGGTGCCCAAACAACATTCCACCGGTGGCAAGACCGTACTTTTGGGTATCAGCAAACGCGGTGACCGAAATCAAAGGCGACTGCTCATTCAATGCGCCCGTGTGTATCTGATGGGGCTGGAACGACAGACAGGAGCGCTAGCCGATTGGGTTCGCCAGCTACTGGCTCGCCATCATTCCAACCGTGTGGTCTGCGCCCTGGCCAACAAACTGGCAAGAATCGCCTGGTCGATCGCCGCTCACCATGATGAATTCAAGGCGGGGTCAAGCGCGATGAACGCTTGACCCCGCTGCCACCCGAGCACCACCCACCTGGTTTTGCGATGCTGGATAACAGATGACGTGAACGGCCAACCGGCCTGACGACTACCCTGGGCTCCCACAAGGCTGAAAAAGCCTTCTCCCTATGAAGGGCCGTCAGGCGCGATTCTCATCGAGGCGCAGGGTCGTCCCCCAGACGCCGGATAGATGAAAGCAAGCCAAACACACATCAAAAACAGTATTGCAGAAATGGGGGTATCCATAGATGTGGGAGCCAGCCTGCTGGCGATGGCGGCCTGACAGCCGACCCGATTTTGTGCTGTATCACGTCAAACGTAGGAGCTGCCGCAGGCTGCGATCTTTTGATCTCGCTTGTAAAAAACAAAATCAAAAGATCGCAGCCTCGTTGCACTCGACAGCTCCTACAGAGAAACGCGCACGAACTAACGATCAGGCCGGCCGGTAGGCCGCCTCGCTTTTGCTTTGGCTTTGGCTTTTGATCTTTTGCCCCTTCGGCAGGCCGAGTGGAGGTGTTCATCAGGGGGTTAGGCGCGCAGCGCCGTGCGGCGAAGCCGCACACATCGAGAGGAGGTCGTCGCGCAGCAGACCGTAGGCGATGCCCCCTGATGGACACCGTAGCGAGGGAACACCGAGCCCCAGCGAGGTGCCGTACGCCGGGGCAAAGCCTTTTGCTTACTTTTTGGCGTTTGAAAAAGTGAGTCGCTGTAAGAGCGAAACCGCCAGCGGCCGTTACCGAAGAAACGGATATGTACCCCGACCAAACCAAAACCCAAAACCTCAAATCACCCAACCTAATACCCAACCATTCAGAAAAACCAAACATCCCCCCGGTTAACAAAACATAACGTGCCATCGATTGTCAGCCCTTCAAAAACACCGATAGGATAAGCCAGCTTCCGAAGGGGCTCTGGATTGCGGGTTTCAGGACTATGCTCTGAAACAGGTGATCCCGGTCAGCACCCTAGCGGCGCCCAGAAAGGTTGAACGACCTAACAATAATAATGGGGGAAGGTCTATGAGTGAGCCTGTCATGGGTGTGGGTATCTGCCGCCCGCCGGCATTACGCAAATTCGCGTTGCTGGCTACAGCGCTCTCGCTGTTGGGCTCTGCCATGCTGTCAGCACCTGCGCTGGCCGCGGCTGCGCCGGCATCCGACGTTGTTTATTCGATTGAATCGGCCAAGGCCAGCAAAAGCCTGATGCTCGATGTCGTCCACGCAGGCAAGCGCCTGGTGGCGGTCGGGGATCGTGGGCACATTCTGTATTCCGATGACCAGGGCACAACCTGGACTCAAGCCAAGGTGCCGACCCGGGCACTGCTGACCTCAGTGTTTTTTGTCGATGACAAACACGGCTGGGCCGTCGGTCATGACGCACAGATCCTCGCCAGCGAGGACGGCGGCGTCACCTGGACCAAGCAATTCGAAGATCTGAAACGCGAATCGCCGCTGCTCGATGTCTGGTTCCAGGACGTCAACAGCGGCTTTGCCGTGGGCGCTTACGGTGCTTTGATGACCACCACCGATGGTGGGAAAAACTGGGAAGATGTCAGCGACCGGCTGGACAACGAAGACCAGTTCCACCTCAACGCCATCGCGGCGGTCAAGGACTCCGGTCTGTTCATCGTTGGCGAGCAGGGCAGCATGTTCCGCTCCGCCGATTGGGGCCAGACCTGGGAAAAACTCGAAGGCCCGTACGAAGGTTCGCTGTTTGGCGTGATCGGCACCGCACAACCTTCTACGCTGTTGGCTTATGGCCTGCGCGGCAATCTGTATCGCTCCACCGATTTCGGTAGCAACTGGGAACAAGTCGAACTCAAGGCCGAACGCGGTGACCTGGAGTTTGGCCTGTCCGGTGGCACGCTGCTCGAAGATGGTTCCATCGTGATCGTCGGTAATGGCGGTTCGGTGATTCGCAGCAGCGACGACGGCGCTACCTTCGAAGTGGTCAACCGTAAGGATCGCATTTCCGTCTCGGCGGTCACGGCGGCAGGCAATGGCAATCTGGTTCTGGCAGGACAGGGCGGCGTTCGCGTCACTTCGCCGAACGGCACCGAGTCGGGCAAATGAGCCGGGTTAATAATAAGAAGGCGCAGCTATGACTTCCTTGAGTACTCATCACCAGGAAAAGGCGACACTCCTAGAGCGCCTGATCTTCAACAACCGCCCGGCAGTGATTGTCATCTGCCTGTTGGTCAGTATTTTCCTGTTTTGGCAGGCGACGCTGATCCGGCCGTCCACCAGTTTCGAAAAAATGATCCCGCTGGAGCATCCCTTCATCCAGAAGATGATGGAGCACCGCAACGATCTGGCGAACCTGGGCAACACCGTGCGGATTTCGGTGGAAGCCACCGACGGCGACATCTTCTCCAAGGAATACATGGAGACCCTGCGCCAGATCAACGACGAGGTGTTCTACATCTCCGGCGTCGACCGTTCCGGCCTCAAGTCGCTGTGGAGTCCGAGCGTTCGCTGGACCGAAGTGACCGAGGAGGGCTTCGCCGGTGGTGAAGTGATCCCGCAGAGTTACAACGGCTCCCAGGCCAGCCTCGACCTGCTGCGCAACAACGTACTCAAATCCGGTCAGGTCGGGCGTCTGGTGGCCAACGACTTCAAGTCGAGCATTGTCGATATCCCGCTGCTGGAGTCCTATCCGGACCCGCAGGACCAGGGCAAGTTGCTCGCGCTGGACTACCGCAAGTTCTCCCATGAACTCGAAGACAAGATCCGCAACAAGTTCGAAGCGCAGAACCCCAACGTCAAGATCCACATCGTCGGTTTCGCCAAGAAGGTCGGCGACCTGATCGATGGCCTGGTGATGGTGGTGATGTTCTTCGGCATCGCCTTCGTCATTACCCTGATCCTGTTGCTGTGGTTCACCAACTGCCTGCGCAGCACCGTGGCGGTGTTGAGCACGACGCTGGTCGCGGTGATCTGGCAGCTCGGGTTGATGCACTTCTTCGGTTTCGGACTTGATCCGTATTCGATGCTGGTGCCGTTCCTG of the Pseudomonas sp. MAG733B genome contains:
- the pepN gene encoding aminopeptidase N → MRTEQPKMIYLKDYQAPEYLIDETHLTFELFEDHSLVHAQLVMRRNPERGPGLPPLVLDGQQLDLLSVTLADRELSEADYQLTENHLTLHPTSTTFTVDTSVRIHPETNTALEGLYKSGTMFCTQCEAEGFRKITYYLDRPDVMSKFTTTVVAEQHSYPVLLSNGNPIASGPGEDGRHWATWEDPFMKPAYLFALVAGDLWCVEDTFTTMTDRTVALRIYVEPENIDKCQHAMNSLKKSMRWDEEVYGREYDLDIFMIVAVNDFNMGAMENKGLNIFNSSAVLARAETATDAAHQRVEAIVAHEYFHNWSGNRVTCRDWFQLSLKEGFTVFRDSHFSADMNSATVKRIQDVAYLRTHQFAEDAGPMAHAVRPDSFIEISNFYTLTVYEKGSEVVGMIHTLLGAEGFRKGSDLYFERHDGQAVTCDDFIKAMEDANGVDLTQFKRWYSQAGTPRLAVSESYDAAAKTYSLTFRQSCPQTPDKVEKLPFVIPVELGLLDSKGNEIALRLAGEAAAQGTTRVISVTEAEQTFTFVDIAEQPLPSLLRGFSAPVKLSFPYNRDQLMFLMQHDSDGFNRWDAGQQLSVQVLQELIAQQQKGEALVLDQRLVSALRTVLSDESLDQAMVAEMLSLPSEAYLTEISEVADVDAIHTAREFARKQLADALFEGLWLRYQANRDLSKQTPYVAEAEHFARRALQNIALSYLMLSGKPEVLAATLEQFDACDNMTERLTALAVLINSPFEEQKATALASFAEHFKDNPLVMDQWFSVQAGSVLPGGLERVKALMQHPAFNIKNPNKVRALVGAFAGQNLINFHAADGSGYRFLADLVIELNGFNPQIASRQLAPLTRWRKYDAARQALMKGELERIRASGQLSSDVFEVVSKSLA
- a CDS encoding IS110 family transposase, with amino-acid sequence MNNVTIVAIDLGKHTFHLHAQDDRGHELYHKKFNRAGLARHLANLEPCTVVMEACGGAHYMAREAAKWGHMPRLIAPHLVRPYVKSNKNDFADAMAICEAASRPTMRFVSPKTEAQQALAMLNSVRESYIKERTATVNRIHAGLLEVGISLSPGFHSIKELPALLEECSFSALIKQILLGLHAHFNYLDGQVKALDKQVERQAAEDDLASRLMTIPCVGPITSSVLAAELGNGQQFKCGRDYSASIGLVPKQHSTGGKTVLLGISKRGDRNQRRLLIQCARVYLMGLERQTGALADWVRQLLARHHSNRVVCALANKLARIAWSIAAHHDEFKAGSSAMNA
- a CDS encoding YCF48-related protein; the encoded protein is MSEPVMGVGICRPPALRKFALLATALSLLGSAMLSAPALAAAAPASDVVYSIESAKASKSLMLDVVHAGKRLVAVGDRGHILYSDDQGTTWTQAKVPTRALLTSVFFVDDKHGWAVGHDAQILASEDGGVTWTKQFEDLKRESPLLDVWFQDVNSGFAVGAYGALMTTTDGGKNWEDVSDRLDNEDQFHLNAIAAVKDSGLFIVGEQGSMFRSADWGQTWEKLEGPYEGSLFGVIGTAQPSTLLAYGLRGNLYRSTDFGSNWEQVELKAERGDLEFGLSGGTLLEDGSIVIVGNGGSVIRSSDDGATFEVVNRKDRISVSAVTAAGNGNLVLAGQGGVRVTSPNGTESGK